DNA from Pelobacter propionicus DSM 2379:
ATCTCCGAGAGCTGCAACAGATATCGCAGAATCTCGCTCCGACTGCTGATATCCTTTTTAAGTGTCATGGAATGCCCAACCGACTTCACCGCATCGGCGTCTTCAGCCGGTATGACCGGTGAGTTGTCGATGCCAAGCCCCATCTGCTTCAGCCGGCTGCCGACAATGCCGAATTTCCTGGTCAGACGCCCTTCATCACAACGCCCCAACTCACCACACGTATAGATTCCCATCATGTTGAGATGCCGCTCCATCTTCTTACCGATGCCGCAAAGCTCCTTGATCGGCATGGTCTCCAGCACCCGGCTGACGTTTTCCGGTGCGATAACTGTCAAACCGTCTGGTTTTTTCATTTCCGAAGCAAGTTTCGCGAGGAGTTTATTCGGGGCAATGCCGATGGAACAGGTAATATCAAATTGGTGCCGGATGCGGGCCTTGAGAAGATAGGCGATATTCTCGGCGCTAGTGAACAGCGACATGGAATGGGTGACATCCATGAACGCCTCGTCAATCGAAAAAACCTCGACCAGAGGGGTGTAGTCCAGCATCATTTTCATGATCTGTGCTGATGTATGGATATATTTCCGGTTATCCGCCGGTACCATGATGACGTCACGGCACAGCCTTCTGGCCTCGTGCAGCATCATGCCGGTCTTGATCCCGAATTTCCGGGCCTCGTAGGAGGCGGTGAGGATCACGGTTCTCTGCTGTGAACCGGTGACAACAACCGGCTTCCCCTTGAGGTCAGGGTTGGCGGACTGCTCGACGGAGGCGAAAAAACTGTTCATGTCGAGATGCATGACAACCCGGCTGCCCATCACGTCACCTCGATGCCGTTCAGGAGCCAGCTCTGGTCCAACGTATTGTAGACCAGGTCATAGAGAGCATCCCCGTCAGTCACGGCGAAATGCAGGAGTGTGGCTGCACCAACTTGCTCCTTCCAGTGGTACGTTGTCTCCAGGATGGTGTGCTTCCGGTTGTGCCAGTCGAACCAGACCGGCCTGATCTGTCGGCCTGGGGTAAAGATCGTGGCGATCCGTATCTGTTCCTTGATCCGCTCCACGTCTTACTCCAACTGTCGATAGATGCCAATTACCTTGCCGACGATCGACACGTCTTTATCCGGACCAACAAATATCGGAGCCATATTTGGGTTGGCCGGTTGCAGGCGGATACGATTCTGCTCGCGATGGAACCATTTCAGGGTCGCCTCGCCATCCACCATGACGACCACAGTATCACGATTATCAGCCACTGGCTGGGGGCGTACCAAAGCCAGGTCCCCATCAAAGATCCCGGCGCCGATCATCGAGTCACCCTTGACCCGCAATAGAAAGCAGCCATCCCCCTTCACCTGTTCCTGATCCACGGCAAAGAACCCTTGGATGTCCTCGACAGCAGGTTGAAGGTGCCCGGCCCGTACCGTTCCGACAATCGGCAGCGATATCGACCGCACCTCCTGTGAGGTCAATACAATCCTCCGTGAAGTACCCGCTCGCTTTATCCACCCCTTCTTCTCCAGGGCATCAAGATGCCGATTCACTCCGAAGGTGCTGGTAATCCCCAGATGCGCCGCAATGTCCCGCCAAGTGGGTGGGAAACTATTGGTTTTAATAAAGCTGGTGATGAAATCCAGAACCTTTTGCTGTCGGTCAGTAAGGGGGATCACAGTTGCGCCTCCACATAGTGTCCATATGAACACTATATACCCTTGCCCACACCTTCTTGTCAAGACGCTGCACCTTCCCCCCTGCAAGATTATCAGTCAGGAGGAATTGAATGCGCCGATTACCGGGAATCTGCCTGTTCATCATCAGTCTTGCCTGTCTGCCGGTGCATGCTGGTGCCTTCTGCTTCGAGGAAGCCGGAAGCCTCTACGGCATCTCACCCCAACTGCTCTGGAGCATTGCCAAGACGGAAAGCAACTTCAATCCCGGGGCAATTAACCGGAACAGCAACGGCACCTACGATTACGGCCTCATGCAAATCAATTCGAGTTGGGCCAAGCGACTTGGCAAGACCTGGAATGATTTGGGCGAGCCATGCACGAACGTGAAAGTGGGAGCCTGGGTCCTGGCCCAGTGCATCCAGGACTATGGTTACACCTGGCGAGCTGTCGGTTGTTACAACTCGCGTACTCCGTCGAAAGGTGACCGTTATGCCGGCAAGGTCTATCGGGTTCTTGTGGGGTACGCCAGGCCGCAGGCAATGACGATCGTTGCCGCCAACAGCACACCCAGGATCGAATCACCATGGGATGAGGTGTTCGGCAATGCTGTCCGCTGATCTTCTCCACAAATACGGATTGCCGGAGGACGAGATAGTCGATGCTGTTGAATGCGCTGTGGCAAGGACACTGATGGCAGCTTTTAAAAGGACGGTTACAGTCCGGGCAGAAGGTGAACTGGAAATCATTGCCTATCCCAAACTGGGACACCCGGTCGAAATGCAGTTGAAGGACATTCCCAAGAAGCTCCGCAGGCATATCATCCACAGTGTCGAAGCGGAACTGCAAACACGCCAGATCCTGCTGGAAGCAAAAAAACTGCAGGAACTTCAGGGGAGGGTTTTTTGTGGGTCCGTAGGGCGTATCGGCTCCCGAGGGACATTGCACGTAACCCTGGAAATTGACGACTTACTTAAGCCGCTGATCCTGTTCGGGGAATGCCCGTTACGCTATCAGCCGCCGCATGAACGTTCCCGCTATCGCATAGGTGAGCAGCGCAGCTTCCTGGTGACAAGCGTGCGTCCCGTCATGGTGGGCGGCGACATCGCAAAGGTTCGACTTATTCTTAACCGGACATCCCGTGCCTTGCCGGCTTTACTGCTTCAGGACTTGACCGGCATTACCGGGATCAAATGCCGACGGCGTATCGCCGGAGGGTTCAGTGAAGTTGTTACCCCGGTTCGGATACCAAAAACATCGATTAATACAGTCGGAAAGGAGTTGAGGGAACATGTTCAAGTCCTCATCGCCCCATAAAACCACCAACCCGGAATTCATGACCTCCATCGGCACCGGAGTCCAGATGGAGAGACCGACACGGATAGTTCCGATTTCGATCCCTGATGAATACCGAAAACGGCACATGTTCGTATTTGGCACTACAGGGGTCGGCAAAACGCGACTCTGCGAGAACCTTATTGAGCAGGACATCATGAAAGGCAACAGCGTGGTCTACTTCGACCCCAAAGGTGACCAGCAGATCTTCACCAAGATTTTCGAGGTCGCCCGTAAGGCAGAGAGACTCAAGGATTTGATGCTGGTAACGCCGATTTTCCCTGAATACTCAGCAGTCATCGATCCTATGGCCTATTACTTCATGCCGGACGAACTCGTCGGGCATATTGTTTCAGGCATCCAGGGCGGACGTGAGCCATTCTACCGCAACATTGCAAAGGAAATCACTACTGCCATCATCTCGGCCAACATCATCATCGCCGATTGGGAAAAACGTCTTCCCAGGCAAAACATGGATGCTATCAGACAAAGCATACGCCGCTCATCATTGAGCAGCACAATGGGGCTACTGCAGGAAATCAAGAGACCCGAGGCGCTGCTAAACGCCGGCATGATCCAGGATATCCTTGAATCTCCCCAAGAGTATTACTCGAAGGTGTCTTCAACATTACGCACCTGCTTGATGGAGCTTTCCTCCGGCAACATCGGCAAGATTATCGGCCAGGCCGACAGCAACCGTTTCATCAGCCGACTTGAACGAAAGAAAGGGGTAATCATGGTCGTGCACACCGGTACCATGATTACCAGGGAGGCAGCCACAACACTTGGCAAAGTCCTCCTGTCGATGATCCAGTCCTTCATCGGCAGGGTCTATCTCTCTGACAAGCAGAAAGTATTCCCGCCGCTGTCCATCTACATAGACGAGGCCCAGAGCCTGTTCTACCAGGGCATTGAGGACCTTTTCGCGAAGGCTGGGTCAGCAGACGTGATGGTGCATGCCTTCGCCCAGTCCGTGAACCAAATATATGCCGCCATTGGCGAGGAATACGGTAAATCGATCCTCGACAACACCAACACCAAGATCTTCATGCGCTGTTCTGATGCTGAAACATCCGAGTACGTCGTACGGCATTTCGGCGTGCGCAACGTGCTGACCGGAATTTTCGGGTCCAACCAGGTCACTACCCGTGAAGTGGAACAGGACATTTTGAAAGTGCAGGATATTCTGGGGCTGCAGCCAAGGGAATTCTACATGCTGACTTACTCCGGTAGGTACAAGGGGGTGACTCGTGATGCCAGAGACCCGCAGTTGAAGATAGTCTTCCCGTCGGCGCCATCTTCCGTAACCATGAGCAGAGGGGCCGCATGATAATCCTGCTCTACTGCTGTGGCGTTATCGGCTTCCTGATGGTCACTTACAACCTGTGGCGCATTTTATCCAGGCGTCCGGCTGAAGTAGAGCAAGAACCGTGGGTTCCACTGTCAATTTCGGAACTGGAACCGGATGATGACCTGCCGTGCACCGACCTCGCTACGGTATCTTCAGTATGGACAGGCCGTGTTGTTCACTTCACTGATCTGTCTCGACTCTGGCGTGAACCCACTCCGAAACAGGAGGAGGAAGCCG
Protein-coding regions in this window:
- the dinB gene encoding DNA polymerase IV translates to MGSRVVMHLDMNSFFASVEQSANPDLKGKPVVVTGSQQRTVILTASYEARKFGIKTGMMLHEARRLCRDVIMVPADNRKYIHTSAQIMKMMLDYTPLVEVFSIDEAFMDVTHSMSLFTSAENIAYLLKARIRHQFDITCSIGIAPNKLLAKLASEMKKPDGLTVIAPENVSRVLETMPIKELCGIGKKMERHLNMMGIYTCGELGRCDEGRLTRKFGIVGSRLKQMGLGIDNSPVIPAEDADAVKSVGHSMTLKKDISSRSEILRYLLQLSEMVGRRARRYGVAGKTVHLTIRYADFSTFGKQGTLSQHVNQSDEIYQGVVKILDSIELEQPVRLLGVRITNLCYQREQLPLFEDERRKAFMVNAMDTVNDKFGDFTVTFGSLLGNNDEKGSHVISPAWKPEGIRNVQVR
- the lexA gene encoding transcriptional repressor LexA; amino-acid sequence: MIPLTDRQQKVLDFITSFIKTNSFPPTWRDIAAHLGITSTFGVNRHLDALEKKGWIKRAGTSRRIVLTSQEVRSISLPIVGTVRAGHLQPAVEDIQGFFAVDQEQVKGDGCFLLRVKGDSMIGAGIFDGDLALVRPQPVADNRDTVVVMVDGEATLKWFHREQNRIRLQPANPNMAPIFVGPDKDVSIVGKVIGIYRQLE
- a CDS encoding lytic transglycosylase domain-containing protein, coding for MRRLPGICLFIISLACLPVHAGAFCFEEAGSLYGISPQLLWSIAKTESNFNPGAINRNSNGTYDYGLMQINSSWAKRLGKTWNDLGEPCTNVKVGAWVLAQCIQDYGYTWRAVGCYNSRTPSKGDRYAGKVYRVLVGYARPQAMTIVAANSTPRIESPWDEVFGNAVR
- a CDS encoding type IV secretory system conjugative DNA transfer family protein gives rise to the protein MFKSSSPHKTTNPEFMTSIGTGVQMERPTRIVPISIPDEYRKRHMFVFGTTGVGKTRLCENLIEQDIMKGNSVVYFDPKGDQQIFTKIFEVARKAERLKDLMLVTPIFPEYSAVIDPMAYYFMPDELVGHIVSGIQGGREPFYRNIAKEITTAIISANIIIADWEKRLPRQNMDAIRQSIRRSSLSSTMGLLQEIKRPEALLNAGMIQDILESPQEYYSKVSSTLRTCLMELSSGNIGKIIGQADSNRFISRLERKKGVIMVVHTGTMITREAATTLGKVLLSMIQSFIGRVYLSDKQKVFPPLSIYIDEAQSLFYQGIEDLFAKAGSADVMVHAFAQSVNQIYAAIGEEYGKSILDNTNTKIFMRCSDAETSEYVVRHFGVRNVLTGIFGSNQVTTREVEQDILKVQDILGLQPREFYMLTYSGRYKGVTRDARDPQLKIVFPSAPSSVTMSRGAA